The following coding sequences are from one Gossypium hirsutum isolate 1008001.06 chromosome A12, Gossypium_hirsutum_v2.1, whole genome shotgun sequence window:
- the LOC107928389 gene encoding uncharacterized protein isoform X2, whose translation MEVIISDTDLHWLPTRAWAPRSQGHRWPIFRQVLVPFRGSEDNPRHLKLMGDFGQIVPMKYDPRDENSIKAVIAKANVVIKLIGREYETRNFSFEEVNHFMAEQLAVVKIVKCTVNDIPVDISFNQTAGLSALCFLEKVDQLIGKDHIFKRSNILIKAWCYYESRILGAHHGLISTYALETMILYIINVFHSSLSAVFCLAGCIYIIDYSSSQYFDNEF comes from the exons ATGGAGGTGATCATCAGCGATACGGATCTACACTGGCTTCCCACAAGGGCATGGGCACCTCGTTCGCAAGGGCACCGATGGCCGATCTTCCGTCAG GTGTTAGTTCCCTTCAGAGGTTCCGAGGATAACCCTCGTCATCTCAAGTTGATGGGAGATTTTGGACAG ATAGTGCCAATGAAATACGATCCAAGGGATGAAAATTCAATCAAGGCTGTGATAGCAAAGGCTAATGTTGTTATCAAACTCATTG GAAGAGAGTATGAGACAAGAAACTTTAGCTTTGAGGAAGTGAACCATTTCATGGCAGAACAACTGGCAGTG GTTAAAATAGTGAAATGCACTGTGAATGACATACCGGTGGACATCTCTTTCAATCAAACGGCTGGTCTATCTGCACTTTGCTTTCTGGAGAAG GTTGACCAGCTAATTGGAAAAGATCATATTTTCAAACGTAGTAATATTTTGATCAAGGCCTGGTGCTATTACGAGAGCCGGATCCTTGGTGCACACCATGGCTTGATTTCTacatatgcattagaaacaatgattttatatatcattaatgTCTTTCATTCATCCTT AAGTGCGGTATTTTGTTTGGCGGGATGTATTTATATCATAGATTATTcttcttctcaatattttgataatgaattttaa
- the LOC107928370 gene encoding KH domain-containing protein At1g09660/At1g09670 isoform X1 produces the protein MMGERIPPGSYFQYPPSGVPASPHRASSLPTDRDRYLAELLAEKHKLVPFTQVLPLCTRLVNQEIRRVSSLTPSFVDQERFEHDSPFRSFGQHPNGRQMDLEGWSVMQTEENGHMQRVPPIQAASVGWPGLPRAPTTPIVKRVVRLDVPVDKYPNYNFVGRILGPRGNSLKRVEALTECRVYIRGKGSVKDSVKEEKLKDKPGYEHLNEPLHVLVEAEFPEDMVNSRLEYAVAILENLLKPVDESLDSYKKQQLRELALLNGTLREESPSMSPSMSPGMSPFNSTGMKRAKTGR, from the exons ATGATGGGGGAGAGGATCCCACCAGGGAGTTACTTTCAGTATCCGCCTTCTGGAGTTCCTGCTTCTCCTCATAGGGCTTCTTCTCTTCCTACAGATCGTGATAG ATATTTAGCTGAATTGTTGGCAGAGAAACATAAGTTGGTGCCTTTTACCCAAGTTCTGCCCCTATGTACCAGGCTTGTTAATCAAG AGATCAGAAGGGTCTCAAGTCTTACTCCTAGTTTTGTCGATCAAGAGCGATTTGAACATGATAGTCCTTTCAGGTCATTTGGTCAACATCCCAATGGGAGACAGATGGATTTGGAGGGATGGTCTGTTATGCAAACAGAG GAAAATGGGCATATGCAACGAGTTCCTCCAATTCAAGCTGCATCAGTGGGTTGGCCCGGTTTGCCTAGAGCCCCTACAACACCGATTGTAAAGAGAGTTGTTAGACTTGATGTTCCCGTGGATAAATATCCAAAT TACAATtttgttggccgaattttgggaccACGGGGAAACTCCCTAAAGAGAGTTGAAGCCTTGACAGAGTGTAGGGTGTACATAAGAGGCAAGGGTTCAGTCAAGGATTCTGTAAAG GAAGAGAAACTGAAAGATAAACCTGGATACGAACACCTTAATGAGCCACTGCATGTGTTGGTGGAGGCTGAATTTCCCGAGGATATGGTAAATTCTCGTCTGGAGTATGCTGTTGCGATACTAGAAAATCTTCTGAAGCCAGTG GATGAATCCTTGGATAGCTATAAGAAACAGCAGCTTAGGGAGTTAGCTTTGCTAAATGGTACCTTAAGGGAAGAGAGCCCAAGCATGAGCCCAAGCATGAGCCCAGGTATGTCGCCTTTCAACAGTACGGGAATGAAGCGGGCGAAGACGGGAAGATGA
- the LOC107928389 gene encoding uncharacterized protein isoform X1, protein MEVIISDTDLHWLPTRAWAPRSQGHRWPIFRQVLVPFRGSEDNPRHLKLMGDFGQIVPMKYDPRDENSIKAVIAKANVVIKLIGREYETRNFSFEEVNHFMAEQLAVVKIVKCTVNDIPVDISFNQTAGLSALCFLEKVDQLIGKDHIFKRSNILIKAWCYYESRILGAHHGLISTYALETMILYIINVFHSSLFCSICILLDFLCISAVFCLAGCIYIIDYSSSQYFDNEF, encoded by the exons ATGGAGGTGATCATCAGCGATACGGATCTACACTGGCTTCCCACAAGGGCATGGGCACCTCGTTCGCAAGGGCACCGATGGCCGATCTTCCGTCAG GTGTTAGTTCCCTTCAGAGGTTCCGAGGATAACCCTCGTCATCTCAAGTTGATGGGAGATTTTGGACAG ATAGTGCCAATGAAATACGATCCAAGGGATGAAAATTCAATCAAGGCTGTGATAGCAAAGGCTAATGTTGTTATCAAACTCATTG GAAGAGAGTATGAGACAAGAAACTTTAGCTTTGAGGAAGTGAACCATTTCATGGCAGAACAACTGGCAGTG GTTAAAATAGTGAAATGCACTGTGAATGACATACCGGTGGACATCTCTTTCAATCAAACGGCTGGTCTATCTGCACTTTGCTTTCTGGAGAAG GTTGACCAGCTAATTGGAAAAGATCATATTTTCAAACGTAGTAATATTTTGATCAAGGCCTGGTGCTATTACGAGAGCCGGATCCTTGGTGCACACCATGGCTTGATTTCTacatatgcattagaaacaatgattttatatatcattaatgTCTTTCATTCATCCTTATTTTGTTCTATTTGTATTTTGTTAGATTTTTTGTGTATAAGTGCGGTATTTTGTTTGGCGGGATGTATTTATATCATAGATTATTcttcttctcaatattttgataatgaattttaa
- the LOC107928364 gene encoding elongation factor 1-gamma — MALILHAGKTNKNAFKALIAAEYSGVQVKMVENFEMGVSNKTPEFIKMNPLGKVPVLETPEGPVFESNAIARYVARSKVNNPICGSTLIDYGHIEQWIDFAALEIDANIAKWLYPRLGYGVYLPPAEEAAIAALKRALGALNTHLASNTFLVGHAVTLADIIMTCNLYLGFFQIMTKSFTSEFPHVERYFWTLVNQPKIKRILGEVKQAVSLPPVPSKKPAAQPKETKPKAEPKKEAKKEVEKQAAKAEAAEEEEAPKPKPKNPLDLLPPSKMVLDDWKRLYSNTKTNFREVAIKGFWDMYDPEGYSLWFCDYKYNEENTVSFVTMNKVGGFLQRMDLARKYAFGKMLVIGANPPFKVKGLWLFRGQEIPQFVIDECYDMELYEWKKVDLSDAAQKERVNQMIEDCEPFEGEPLLDAKCFK, encoded by the exons ATGGCTCTG ATCTTGCATGcaggaaaaacaaacaaaaatgccTTTAAGGCACTCATTGCTGCAGAATATAGTGGTGTGCAGGTCAAAATGGTTGAGAATTTTGAGATGGGTGTGTCAAATAAGACTCCTGAGTTCATCAAGATGAACCCTTTGGGGAAG GTTCCTGTGTTGGAAACACCTGAGGGTCCGGTATTTGAGAGCAATGCCATTGCTCGTTATG TTGCTCGCTCAAAGGTTAACAACCCTATATGTGGTTCTACATTGATTGATTAT GGTCATATCGAGCAATGGATTGATTTTGCAGCCTTGGAAATTGATGCTAATATTGCCAAATGGTTGTATCCAAGACTTGGTTACGGTGTTTACCTTCCTCCA GCTGAGGAAGCTGCTATTGCTGCATTGAAGAGAGCCCTTGGCGCTTTGAACACTCATCTTGCTTCCAACACATTTCTTGTGGGACATGCTGTCACCCTTGCTGACATTATCATGACATGTAATCTCTACTTGGGTTTCTTCCAGATCATGACCAAGAGTTTTACCTCTGAATTCCCTCATGTTGAGAGGTACTTTTGGACCTTGGTTAATCAGCCAAAAATCAAGAGGATTCTTGGTGAAGTGAAGCAGGCAGTCTCTCTACCACCTGTTCCTTCAAAGAAGCCTGCTGCCCAGCCAAAAGAAACTAAACCAAAGGCTGAACCAAAGAAAGAAGCCAAAAAGGAGGTTGAGAAACAGGCAGCAAAGGCAGAGGCCGCTGAGGAGGAGGAGGCACCAAAGCCCAAACCAAAGAATCCTCTTGATTTGCTGCCTCCAAGTAAGATGGTACTGGATGACTGGAAAAGGCTTTACTCTAACACGAAGACCAATTTCCGAGAGGTTGCGATTAAAG GATTCTGGGACATGTATGATCCCGAGGGATACTCACTGTGGTTTTGTGACTACAAGTACAATGAGGAGAATACAGTTTCATTTGTCACAATGAACAAGGTTGGAGGATTCCTGCAGAGAATGGATTTGGCCCGCAAGTATGCATTTGGGAAGATGTTGGTGATCGGTGCTAACCCTCCATTCAAGGTGAAAGGACTATGGCTTTTCCGTGGGCAAGAGATTCCTCAATTTGTGATTGACGAGTGCTATGACATGGAACTCTACGAGTGGAAGAAGGTCGACCTCTCAGATGCAGCCCAGAAGGAACGGGTGAATCAGATGATTGAAGACTGCGAGCCATTTGAGGGAGAGCCTCTCTTGGATGCCAAGTGCTTTAAGTGA
- the LOC107928389 gene encoding uncharacterized protein isoform X3: protein MGSQVLVPFRGSEDNPRHLKLMGDFGQIVPMKYDPRDENSIKAVIAKANVVIKLIGREYETRNFSFEEVNHFMAEQLAVVKIVKCTVNDIPVDISFNQTAGLSALCFLEKVDQLIGKDHIFKRSNILIKAWCYYESRILGAHHGLISTYALETMILYIINVFHSSLFCSICILLDFLCISAVFCLAGCIYIIDYSSSQYFDNEF, encoded by the exons ATGGGATCTCAGGTGTTAGTTCCCTTCAGAGGTTCCGAGGATAACCCTCGTCATCTCAAGTTGATGGGAGATTTTGGACAG ATAGTGCCAATGAAATACGATCCAAGGGATGAAAATTCAATCAAGGCTGTGATAGCAAAGGCTAATGTTGTTATCAAACTCATTG GAAGAGAGTATGAGACAAGAAACTTTAGCTTTGAGGAAGTGAACCATTTCATGGCAGAACAACTGGCAGTG GTTAAAATAGTGAAATGCACTGTGAATGACATACCGGTGGACATCTCTTTCAATCAAACGGCTGGTCTATCTGCACTTTGCTTTCTGGAGAAG GTTGACCAGCTAATTGGAAAAGATCATATTTTCAAACGTAGTAATATTTTGATCAAGGCCTGGTGCTATTACGAGAGCCGGATCCTTGGTGCACACCATGGCTTGATTTCTacatatgcattagaaacaatgattttatatatcattaatgTCTTTCATTCATCCTTATTTTGTTCTATTTGTATTTTGTTAGATTTTTTGTGTATAAGTGCGGTATTTTGTTTGGCGGGATGTATTTATATCATAGATTATTcttcttctcaatattttgataatgaattttaa
- the LOC107928370 gene encoding KH domain-containing protein At1g09660/At1g09670 isoform X2, with the protein MMGERIPPGSYFQYPPSGVPASPHRASSLPTDRDRYLAELLAEKHKLVPFTQVLPLCTRLVNQEIRRVSSLTPSFVDQERFEHDSPFRSFGQHPNGRQMDLEGWSVMQTEENGHMQRVPPIQAASVGWPGLPRAPTTPIVKRVVRLDVPVDKYPNEEKLKDKPGYEHLNEPLHVLVEAEFPEDMVNSRLEYAVAILENLLKPVDESLDSYKKQQLRELALLNGTLREESPSMSPSMSPGMSPFNSTGMKRAKTGR; encoded by the exons ATGATGGGGGAGAGGATCCCACCAGGGAGTTACTTTCAGTATCCGCCTTCTGGAGTTCCTGCTTCTCCTCATAGGGCTTCTTCTCTTCCTACAGATCGTGATAG ATATTTAGCTGAATTGTTGGCAGAGAAACATAAGTTGGTGCCTTTTACCCAAGTTCTGCCCCTATGTACCAGGCTTGTTAATCAAG AGATCAGAAGGGTCTCAAGTCTTACTCCTAGTTTTGTCGATCAAGAGCGATTTGAACATGATAGTCCTTTCAGGTCATTTGGTCAACATCCCAATGGGAGACAGATGGATTTGGAGGGATGGTCTGTTATGCAAACAGAG GAAAATGGGCATATGCAACGAGTTCCTCCAATTCAAGCTGCATCAGTGGGTTGGCCCGGTTTGCCTAGAGCCCCTACAACACCGATTGTAAAGAGAGTTGTTAGACTTGATGTTCCCGTGGATAAATATCCAAAT GAAGAGAAACTGAAAGATAAACCTGGATACGAACACCTTAATGAGCCACTGCATGTGTTGGTGGAGGCTGAATTTCCCGAGGATATGGTAAATTCTCGTCTGGAGTATGCTGTTGCGATACTAGAAAATCTTCTGAAGCCAGTG GATGAATCCTTGGATAGCTATAAGAAACAGCAGCTTAGGGAGTTAGCTTTGCTAAATGGTACCTTAAGGGAAGAGAGCCCAAGCATGAGCCCAAGCATGAGCCCAGGTATGTCGCCTTTCAACAGTACGGGAATGAAGCGGGCGAAGACGGGAAGATGA